One Malaclemys terrapin pileata isolate rMalTer1 chromosome 9, rMalTer1.hap1, whole genome shotgun sequence DNA window includes the following coding sequences:
- the LOC128843763 gene encoding G-protein coupled receptor 55-like, with protein sequence MDDDSFSKECSFDHIDTIMKSLQLVISIPTFIVGLILNLIALWVFYSWKKQTESSIYMINLALADLLLLFSLPFRMYYSRKEQQRLLCKFIEALYFVNMYGSIFIIVCISLDRYIAIRHPLKARAFRSRKQAIMVCCCIWVIVWLSSIPIYDFHNNDKVKCFHNMSEQAWSIPIILSVEVFGFLIPLTLMVYCSVQIIQTLWRRKNQEQKWVEQAASIWIILANLMVFVVSFTPFHLGIFLQFLVRQGIIVDCTVKQSISLFLQVAMCLANVNCCLDAICYYFAAEEFRKKFISAIPASVLN encoded by the coding sequence ATGGATGATGACAGCTTCAGCAAGGAGTGCTCCTTTGACCATATTGATACTATAATGAAGTCTCTCCAGCTCGTGATCTCCATACCTACCTTCATTGTTGGTTTGATTCTGAATTTGATAGCCCTCTGGGTGTTCTACTCTTGGAAGAAACAGACAGAATCATCAATCTACATGATAAACCTTGCTCTTGCGGATCTGCTTCTTCTTTTCTCACTTCCTTTCAGGATGTACTATTCCAGAAAAGAGCAGCAGAGACTCTTATGCAAATTTATAGAGGCTCTCTACTTCGTCAATATGTATGGGAGTATTTTCATCATTGTCTGTATTAGCTTGGACAGATATATTGCTATAAGGCACCCACTCAAAGCCAGAGCTTTCCGATCCCGCAAACAGGCAATCATGGTATGCTGTTGCATTTGGGTTATAGTTTGGCTTAGCAGCATCCCCATCTATGACTTCCACAACAATGACAAAGTCAAGTGCTTCCACAATATGTCAGAACAGGCGTGGAGCATTCCCATCATCCTTTCTGTTGAAGTCTTTGGATTTCTCATCCCTTTGACTCTGATGGTTTATTGCTCTGTTCAGATCATCCAGACTCTTTGGAGGCGTAAAAACCAGGAGCAGAAGTGGGTTGAGCAAGCTGCCTCTATATGGATCATTTTAGCCAACCTCATGGTGTTTGTTGTCTCCTTTACACCATTCCATCTTGGGATCTTTCTGCAGTTCCTGGTAAGACAGGGCATCATTGTGGACTGCACTGTGAAACAAAGCATTAGTCTCTTCCTACAGGTGGCAATGTGTTTAGCTAATGTCAACTGCTGCCTGGATGCCATCTGTTACTACTTTGCCGCAGAAGAATTTCGCAAGAAATTTATTTCTGCCATTCCAGCTAGTGTTTTGAACTGA